The following proteins come from a genomic window of Elgaria multicarinata webbii isolate HBS135686 ecotype San Diego chromosome 10, rElgMul1.1.pri, whole genome shotgun sequence:
- the LIN54 gene encoding protein lin-54 homolog, translating into MEVVSAEVNSLLPEEIMDTGITLEEDENIEAVIVGDAIPMETELEGMANVSSVGDSTSTAALSIATETVTVPSNCVSHVTGNTASAKADTGAIVQPSFQSSLQKLGTQTPVTISANQIFLNKATDLKIGKQTVKQEGQKLIVTTLGKPGQPIVLALPHNQLSQSPKATSQMQASDSKVSTQQFKVVTIAGRPEVKPVIGVSALTPGSQLINTATQSTVLQTQQLKAVQIAKKNRTPTSAPVITKLIFTKPINSKAVTGQTTQVSPVIAGRVLSQTTPGTPPKTVTISESGVIGASLSSTIQQTPNKIAISPLKSPNKLTVVSVASQPPSSPQKTVGVPLNVALGQQILTVQHSTPSSPGKAVVNNTTAQAVKSAVQTLTVGGMGTSQFKTIIPLATAPNVQQIQVPGSKFHYVRLVTATTANSNAQPAAQNPSTSTAPLQQAKPMVVNATPVRMSVPIVPAAQTVKQVAPKPINATSQIVTTSQPQQRLIMPATPLPQIQPNLTNLPPGTVLAPAPGAGNVGYAVLPAQYVTQLQQSSYVSIASNTNLSGTSSIQTQARLPFNGIIPSESANRPRKPCNCTKSLCLKLYCDCFANGEFCNNCNCTNCYNNLDHENDRQKAIKACLDRNPEAFKPKIGKGKEGESDRRHSKGCNCKRSGCLKNYCECYEAKIMCSSICKCIGCKNFEESPERKTLMHLADAAEVRVQQQTAAKTKLSSQISDLLTRPAPVLTSGGGRLPFTFVTKEVADATCDCLLAQAEQAEKAGKSKAAAERMILEEFGRCLMRIINSAGKSKSDPCAMNC; encoded by the exons ATGGAGGTAGTGTCGGCAGAAGTGAACAGCTTGCTTCCTGAAGAGATCATGGACACAGGTATAACGCTGGAAGAAGATGAGAACATTGAGGCTGTAATTGTAGGGGACGCTATTCCTATGGAAACGGAACTGGAAGGAATGGCAAATGTAAGCTCAGTTGGTGATTCTACAAGTACCGCTGCATTGTCAATTGCCACAGAGACTGTCACAGTGCCCAGCAATTGTGTAAGCCATGTCACAGGCAATACTGCCAGTGCAAAAGCTGACACTGGTGCAATTGTACAACCTTCCTTTCAAAGTAGCCTCCAAAAACTGGGTACTCAGACACCTGTCACTATATCAGCCAATCAGATCTTTCTAAACAAGGCAACTGATTTGAAAATTGGTAAACAGACTGTGAAACAGGAAGGACAAAAGCTCATTGTAACAACTTTGGGGAAGCCTGGGCAGCCAATTGTCTTAGCTCTACCCCACAACCAGCTATCTCAGTCTCCGAAGGCTACATCACAAATGCAAGCAAGCGACTCCAAGGTGTCAACACAGCAGTTCAAGGTGGTCACTATTGCAGGAAGACCGGAGGTGAAACCTGTCATTGGTGTGTCAGCCTTGACACCAGGGAGCCAGCTGATAAATACTGCCACTCAATCCACTGTATTGCAGACCCAGCAATTAAAAGCAGTGCAG ATTGCTAAGAAAAACAGGACACCAACCTCCGCCCCAGTAATCACGAAGTTGATCTTCACAAAACCAATCAACAGTAAAGCAGTTACAGGGCAGACAACTCAAGTGTCGCCGGTCATTGCAG GTAGAGTTCTCTCGCAGACTACTCCAGGAACACCTCCAAAGACTGTAACTATCTCAGAAAGTGGAGTTATTGGGGCATCTTTAAGTTCTACTATTCAACAGACACCAAATAAGATAGCCATCTCTCCCCTGAAGTCACCTAACAAG CTAACGGTAGTGTCGGTCGCCTCGCAGCCTCCAAGCTCCCCTCAGAAAACAGTCGGTGTTCCTTTAAACGTAGCCTTGGGACAGCAGATTCTCACAGTGCAACATTCGACACCCTCTTccccaggaaaggctgtagttaACAATACAACTGCTCAG GCTGTGAAATCTGCAGTTCAGACCCTCACTGTGGGGGGAATGGGTACATCGCAGTTTAAGACCATAATTCCCTTGGCAACAGCACCCAATGTTCAGCAGATTCAGGTAcctggaagcaaattccattatgTCCGGCTTGTAACTGCCACAACAGCCAACAGCAATGCACAGCCAGCTGCTCAGAATCCCAGCACCAGCACGGCACCCCTTCAGCAAG CTAAACCAATGGTGGTGAATGCGACCCCCGTGCGGATGTCTGTCCCAATTGTTCCAGCAGCACAGACTGTCAAACAA GTGGCACCCAAGCCAATTAACGCAACTTCGCAGATCGTTACCACGAGCCAGCCACAGCAAAGACTTATTATGCCTGCCACGCCACTGCCGCAGATCCAGCCAAACCTCACCAACCTTCCCCCGGGCACTGTGCTGGCCCCAGCCCCTGGGGCAGGAAACGTGGGATATGCTGTTCTCCCAGCTCAGTATGTTACTCAG ctaCAGCAGTCGTCCTATGTATCCATAGCAAGCAACACCAATCTTAGTGGGACATCTAGTATCCAGACCCAGGCTCGACTGCCGTTCAATGG AATAATTCCCTCTGAATCAGCAAATCGTCCCAGAAAGCCATGCAACTGTACAAAATCATTGTGTCTTAAGCT GTACTGTGATTGCTTTGCCAATGGTGAGTTCTGCAACAACTGCAACTGTACAAATTGTTACAACAATTTGGACCATGAAAATGATAGACAAAAAGCAATCAAG GCCTGCCTTGACAGAAACCCTGAGGCCTTCAAGCCCAAaatagggaagggaaaggaaggcgaATCGGACAGGCGGCACAGCAAAGGTTGCAATTGCAAGCGGTCTGGATGCCTCAAAAACTATTGCGAGTGCTATGAG GCAAAGATCATGTGTTCTTCAATATGCAAATGTATCGGCTGCAAGAACTTCGAAGAAAGCCCAGAGCGGAAGACGTTGATGCACTTGGCGGACGCTGCGGAAGTGCGAGTCCAGCAACAAACGGCTGCAAAGACAAAGTTGTCCTCACAGATCTCAGACTTGCTAACCAGGCCGGCACCAGTGCTGACCAGCGGAGGGGGGAG GCTGCCCTTTACGTTTGTGACAAAGGAGGTGGCAGACGCAACATGTGACTGCTTACTTGCGCAGGCTGAGCAGGCTGAGAAGGCAGGCAAGTCAAAGGCAGCAGCGGAACGGATGATTCTAGAGGAATTTGGACGTTGTCTGATGAGAATCATTAACTCAGCAGGGAAGTCCAAAAGTGACCCTTGTGCCATGAACTGCTGA